A single Opisthocomus hoazin isolate bOpiHoa1 chromosome 1, bOpiHoa1.hap1, whole genome shotgun sequence DNA region contains:
- the CLTRN gene encoding collectrin, which produces MLRVLLLILSVVAVGHAELCKPDAQNAFKVRLSIKTALGDNAYAWDANEEYLFKAMVAFAMRRYSSKSATQISNVLLCNVTDRVSFWFVVTDSSKNMTAVPGSEVEAAIRMNRNRINSAFLLSEKTLQFLRITSTLSPPVEPSTPVWLIVFGVVLCLIVAGIIFLIVAGIQQRKKKNKESTERENLEEKGEVTVTVENGIPCEALDLKAGHVNGVFAADDERFTSL; this is translated from the exons ATGTTACGAGTGTTGCTGCTTATTCTCTCTGTAGTTGCTGTTGGTCATGCTGAGCTCTGCAAGCCAG ATGCACAGAATGCTTTCAAAGTACGACTTAGCATCAAAACAGCTTTGGGAGATAATGCA TATGCCTGGGATGCTAATGAAGAGTACCTCTTCAAAGCAATGGTGGCTTTTGCAATGAGAAGATATTCCAGCAAGAGCGCAACTCA AATTTCCAATGTGCTGCTCTGCAATGTGACAGATCGGGTGTCATTTTGGTTTGTGGTCACAGATTCTTCCAAAAATATGACAGCTGTTCCTGGAAGTGAGGTAGAGGCAGCCATCAG GATGAACCGGAACAGAATCAACAGTGCCTTCCTGCTGAGTGAGAAAACACTGCAGTTCCTGAGGATAACCTCAACCTTATCCCCTCCTGTTGAACCCTCCACGCCTGTCTGGCTTATCGTATTTGGTGTTGTTCTTTGTCTCATTGTGGCTGGAATCATTTTCCTCATTGTTGCAGGGATTCAGCAACGCAAGAA aaagaataaagagtcaacagagagagaaaatttaGAAGAGAAAGGTGAAGTGACAGTAACAGTAGAAAATGGGATTCCTTGCGAAGCGCTGGATTTAAAAGCAGGCCACGTTAATGGAGTCTTTGCAGCAGATGATGAACGGTTCACATCCTTGTGA